The DNA region GAGAGTACCCCTGGGTGTCTGGCTTTAAGAGCTCCTGTCAGCTAACTGAGAAATCTAGAAGCTTTGATTTTCCTGTTTTACCCCAAGGCTAAAGGTATGCTTTGGCAGTTGAAAGGAGGTGGGACCCAGGTACTTAAAGGTACCAGGAAGCTCCCCTTTAAATGATCTGTTTTGACCATCCAGGTTGGAGTTTAAGTCTTGTCTAAAGATGTGGTAGAAATGTTTGGGTTGTTCTGTCTGAAGTTTTCCCTGATTATGGTGGTCCTGGGGTAGGTTGAGGGTCTTGTCAGGGGTCACCTCCCTGAGCCAGGCTTTGGGTTCATAGCACTTAGAAATGTTCTCTGGGAAAAAGAATGGGTCCTTTTCCTCTGTCAAGACTCCTCATGATCCAGAGGTCAGCTCCACTCAGAAGCCTAGGTCAGTGTTGGGTGGGTAGGAGAGGCCCAGAATactacttgggaggatgaagcaTTGCCTCTCCCTAGGAAGTGCAAGGCCTCTGGGCAGGTCCCAGTGTTGTGGTGGCAGCATCATCCAGATGGGAGGGCAGTGTTGGGTACTCTAATTCTAATGCTTATCCTTGGCTTCTAGCCCTGGCCCAGTGTATCCAATCTGGCCAAGGACTTCATTGACCGCCTGCTGACAGTGGACCCTGGAGCCCGTATGACTGCACTACAGGCCCTGAGGCACCCATGGGTGGTGAGCATGGCAGCCTCTTCATCCATGAAGAATCTGCACCGCTCCATCTCCCAGAACCTCCTCAAGCGTGCCTCCTCACGCTGCCAGAGCACCAAGTCGGCCCAGTCCACCCGTTCCAGCCGCTCCACACGTTCCAACAAGTCACGCCGAGTGCGGGAGCGGGAGCTGCGAGAGCTCAACCTCCGCTATCAGCAACAATACAATGGCTGAGCCACCAGCTGTGGCACAAATACGACATGGTCCCAGACTGGCTGGGCTCGGCTGTGCCCTCTGGGCCTGACATCCTCTGTGAAGACAGGCCTCATGGTTAGTGGTATATAGAGAATGTCTGGCCCTGGCCCTTTCTCTGTGCCTTTAGCAGCCCCTGACCTTATCATGGGCCTGGGCCTGGTGTGATGGAGTCGAGGTAGCCCAGGAGGGTCATGACTCCCCTGAAATGGGAGCCTGGCCTGGCACTGATACCCTTTTTGGTGGGTAGCTGCTTTGTGACTTGGGGAAAGGGACAGGACCTGGCCTTCACTGTCTTCCTCATTCTTTGGATCTTTTCCAACTGAAGGGTCCTGCAGTCCTGGGAGTGAAGGGTGTCCTATGGTCCAGGACCCTTTGGAGTAGTTACTTTGGGCACCCCCTGTTTTGCCACAGAACCTTCCTTCCTAGCTCCCCACATTCCATGCCATTCTGATCCTTCAGATTATgctccagtggctcgggaggttgaagcagaaggaacatgagttcagagccagccttagcaacttaacaaggccctaagcgactcagtgagaacctgtctcaaaatataaaaaaaggttggggatgtgactcagtggttgagtgccctgggttcaatccctagtaccaaaaaaaaaaaaaaaaaaaaagataaaaagattatGCTCCAGTGGGAGGCCTGGCTTTGGCCTTAGATAGACTGTAAATCTCCTTGATTGGACCCAAGCAGCCTCTACCTCCCAGCCAAGATCTTCCTTCATGGTGCCACCAGGGACCCCTTCTAACCCAAGTCTTCCAGGACCTCTTGTGTTAGGGCCATGGAATGGACCTTAGCCATTGCTGATGGCCAGCTTGAGTGGGGTCCTCCCCAATATACTCAGTGCCTTTTTTGCAGCACTCACTATTGCCTTCCTCTCCCCCTTAGATGTCTATTTCATTCCCCAGGTGCCTCCTTCCCAACTGTTGGGGTTTAAAGGGAGCCCCACTGCTGCTACCCAGGGGATGGGGGCACCTGGGCCAAGGCAGATGGTTCTCCCTTAGGTTCCCATGGCCATCTCTAATTTCATCCTTTGGTATGATCCATTGCTTCTTCCCTTCAGGTGTCACTGTACCCTCTTCTGCAGCTTCATGAAGGCGCCATCTGGTGTCTAGTCTGGGTATGGGCAGCCTCTGGGTGATGAATGCACACCCATCTTGCATAGATAACCAAAGTCCTCTAAAAGAAAGTGGAAAGGAAGGAACTGCTACATTGAGAGAGGGTTGTGGGCTGCTCAACTCCCCTTCTGCTCAGCTTCTCCCTGGAACTTAGCCATACTGTGTGACCTGCTTCTGAACCCTGGGTGCCTAGGGTAATGACTGATCTTGCTGTGAGAGCTGGCCTTGCCCCACCCACCCTGTGTCAGCTTCCTTTTACAGCATTAACCCTCCAGTCTGGGGCCTGCTGAGTCTCAGGCTGGAGGGAACCCTTGTGGGAAGTGGGTGGGGTTGGCGGGGCTTCTTTTTTAGAGGCCTGAGCCAGAACTGTCCCCATGGCTGTCATGATGTCTACACCAACACAAACCAGGCTGGAACCCAAACCTTCTTCCTCCACAGCTGCTTTCAGTGGGCAGAAAGGGCCAGGGGCCAGCTTTGGCCTTAGTTAGAGCCCCTGCCAGCAGGGAACATTTGACCCCTACTCAGCTCCTCCCTTTGGGCAGCCTTGGGCCAGGCCCTCCTCTCTCTGCACGTGCTGTTTCCAGAGGAAAACCAAAGAGACCACTCTGTGCCAAGTCAACTGTGCCTTACACACCCCTGTCTTCTGTTCTGACTGCCCTCTGGGCAGAAGGCAGTGGAAAGCTCAAGCCCAAGGGCTTCACAAATTCTCCCAGTTCCATAAGTGTTTCTGGGGGCCTGAATCcctgaggatttttttcccctcttgccCAGGGTAGGCCTGAGGGTAGGATAGATGGAGTTTGGAGTTTTGAACCTTTGATAGGCCTTTATGCCATGGACCGTGGATGGAGAATGTgcagttatttattttgtgtactCAGTTTGTAAATGTATCCTCTGTATTCAATAAACAGGCTGCCCTCCCCAAGGAAGGCTGCCCATTCATTCTAAAATCCCTGTGTACTGTGGAACCAAGGGGTTGCCCCTGAGGAGGAGGGATGAGGGCCCCAGCCTGGGCTGGATACTATAGAAAGATCTTTACTCCAGACCTTTCTGTGTCAGAAAGGTGGGGATAGAACTAAAAAGCCTCTCCTTTTCCCTGTGCCAGGAGGACAGACAAGAGGACACAGACTAGAGTCTTTTATTGGATTGAAATGGGGAGGGAGCCTGTGGTAGGCTCAGTTGTAGGCTATGACCTGATTGATCCAAGTGTTGAACTTGCTAACTCGAGTGTACACGGCAGGTGCTTGCACATCACAATTATTGGTACCCCAGGAGACAACACCAATAAGCACCCATGTGTTCCCCTTCTGGCAAACAAGAGGGCCTCCAGAGTCACCCTGAGAGGGAAGAGAAGTCAGTATGACAGGTTGGGGAGGTATGCTGTGGAACAATGCAGAGGACAGAGTGcttgtgctcacctggcatgaagAGGCACCTGAGGCACCTGCACAGATCATGGAGTCAGTGATACGTGAGCCCCAGTACTGCCGGCATTGATTCACGGTGACTAGAGGTAGAACCACCTGCTGCAGACGTGCTGGTGTCACATTGCCTGTGGGCCAGGAAGGGATGGTCAGGTTGGTCCAAGatacctccctctcctcctgttcAGGGCCCAGGTTCCTACCCACGCCACTGAGGCGTCCCCAGCCAGTGGTGACACATGTGAGGCCTTGAGGCAGTGCCTCATTTGAGGAAGCCAGGCAGACTGGTGAGATGTAGGTTGTGTATCGTGCTGGTGAGGCAAGCTTCAAGAGCGTCAGGTCATTGTTCAGAGTGGTGGGGTTCCAGCTTGGGTGTGTAATAGCCTGTGGAGCAGGAAGGGGCCATGTAGGGCTGGGATGGGCACAGGTACCCATCAATGGTGCTGAGATGGATAGGCCAGGACATGCCTGAATTCTTTCCCAGAGGAACCCACCTGTGACCCATTCTTCCTTCCCATGCATGCAGCCAGGCACTTACCTTTGAGATGGATAGTACCTGCACAGGCTCGGTGTTAGAAGATCGGTCGTACTCACCCAGGACAGCAAAGTGGCGCCCAGGACTGCAGTAAGAGATTGGTTGGGCATACGCTGGGAGGGCAGAGCAAGAGAGGGGCAGCCAAGTGGGCAGAGCAGGTGGGGTACAAGTACTCACCTGACATTGCAGTGGGCAGCAGTGACTACCCAGTACTGGTTGATGAGAGAGCCACCACAGAAGTGGAAGCCACTGCCGTCCTGGAGTCAGGGGTCAGAGTTGGAGGTGAACTCAGATTATATGTAGGCATGAAGCACTCAGGACCCTACCCCACCCTCAGGGTGTATATACCTGCAGGGAAACCTGCCAGGGCCAGGAGCCTGGCACAGCATTCTCCCCGTTGACAATCCTCTGGCTGAAGCTCAGTGATGGTTTAATGGCAGGAACTCCACAGCCTGACCATCCGGTTGGTGAGAATCAACACCCCAGCCCACCTCTCCCCACCTGCTTCCCCTGGATGTCCCCAGGCTGTGTGCCCCAGAGAGATCCAAATCAAAAGGAATTGTCACTAGCCCTTCTTCCCCCATCAGCACTTTCTGGGCCTCCAAAGCTATTGTGGTTTACCCTCCATGCAATCAATCTCTATTCTCCCACATCTCTTCAACTTAGTCCCTCCTGTTCTCCAACTCACCCCTGTACTCCAGCCCAGGCTCTTTTTCTCCCTGACCTCTGGTGTAGTCTCCTTCCTGGCCCTCTACCCATCCAGGCCTAAACAGTTCATACCCCTCATGCAGCTTGTGGACTCTTTCTAAACTACACACCCAACTTTCACAGCTCAGCTTCCTAAGCCCTCCCAGGCTTGACTCAAGCTCCTGTCCCATTTGTGAGACCAGCTCCATCCCATTCTTTCCCACTTCTGACCCTGCAGGCCCCTTCCTGCTCCTTTGCCCTGGtccattctttttcctttgcaTACCTGTTCATCTACTTCCCTTCTATCCAGCCTGGTTCCTGGACTGGTGCTGGGATTCTGGGTTGCCCCAAACTGGGCAACCAGTCAAGGCTGCTCCTGGCCCACTTACCCCAGGAGAAGCCAAAGAGGATCAAGCCGAGGGTCAGCCTGAGCAGTCGCATCATGGTAGGTGTGAGGTTGAGAACTAGGCCCAGCTTTATTTATGGGTATCTTTGTCCTTGGGCCAAAGTCCTAGGCCTGAGACCAGGCCAGCTGTGCAGGCTCAGCTCACTCCCATGCTCTATTTAGGCCAAggtcccctgacccaggcctggaCTTATCAGAGAGACCCCCAGGTGTGAGGTTCTCACCTCCACCTCCCAAAGCCTGGCCTCTGATTGGCTGCCTGAAGCACCACAAGCATTGGGCACGGGTACAAGGACATATGGTGAAACCAGATCTATAGTGTCAACCTGGTGGCCAGGACCAGGGAAGCCTCCCATAGCTATCAGGAGACTAGGCTTTCAGAGAAGGCTGCTCAGAATCCAGGAGTGTTCTGAGTGGAGGAGGGAATGGTCAGCTGTGGCCAGCTTTCCTAGGGAAGACTAAGGAAGGAGGTTCTGGGGGTTGCTAGTCCTAAAAGACATCCTCTCAGGGATTCCTCATCCATTTGGAACAGGAGTCAAATGGTGACTCTCCCACCAGCATGAGATGGAGTGGGACACAAACCCTCATGTGTATGACTCTGAACTCCATATTCTTATTAAATATAAGCTGAATCCTTGGTAACTAGCAAACCCTGGACTGAGGTTGTAGCTAGAAGGGTGATAGCAAACAAATCTCTGACACTTCCAGGTACTGGGGCTGTCATGGGAAAACCCTGGAGTCTACATCCCATTTGTTACTGAGTTCCAGGCTAAGTGTGAACTCATGGAGAGAAGACTCCCCTGTGTGGAGTTGCAACAGGTTAAGTTGGCTGGTTTCCTTCTAGGGATGTGAGGGTTTTGACTGACTCATTTTGACCTCAGACcaaaaataaggaaatgggtggatagagggatggatggataagAAGATACAGacagaaaatacaacaaaatatgaattattaaatCTGTGGTAGGTATATGGGTATTCAGTGGGTATATGGGTATTCAGTGAAAATTGAAACTTCTTCATTTAAGGGGTGTGTCAAGTGCAAGGCTAAGGAACACTTGATGAGAGCTTGCCTCTGGAGGGAGTTGATCCTATATCAGCACTTATAGCCCTCATTGGGCCCAGGGTGGATCTGACTAAGACATGTGGGCTTTGTCCTGTTTCACTGATGAGCCAGGGAAAGGCTCTGGGTAGTGTTGTGATGAGGTCTTATGGGTTTTACAACGTTCCCCAGgggcaccaggcacagtggtgtacatctataatccagtgactcaggaggctgatggaagaagatcacaagtttgaggccagcttagtgagaccttgtctcaaaataagaaagggctggggatgaagctcagtggtacagtgttcctaggttcaatccccagtagaagAGAGGGCAAAATCAAGGCAGGAGTGGTGGGGGAGCTTCTGTGGTGTGGACTAAGAAGGAAaattagaaggaagaaaggatggaagCTTTCTCCTCAAGGCTGCAATgttggccagggctggggttctggAAAAATAGATGCCTGAGGTGATGGGTGATAAGGCCAGGCACTGGAGCTGTGGGAGGTAGTGGCTCCTAAAGGGATATCTTAGCCAGATCCCTGCTGGCTTCCCGTCCTGCTCCACCCAAGAAGACACAGCCATCTGTTTAGTCTGTatagatgtttttattttctgggtttATTCCCCCTTGTTCTTAGCTGTAAACCCCAGACAACTTCACTCCACCTCCATGGCCTGCACAGTTTCTTCTAGGAGCTCCAAGTTCAATGACTTCACTGTCTGGGTCAGAATGGCTGTGGTTCCAGGTGCAAAGCGGTAGCCATcaggcctgggagggaggaggtaaAGCCTCTGAGCATGTGGCTTGTCCTCTTCTTGCAGCCCCCTTTTTCCATACCCTGCTACTGCCCAATCCTCCCCTGTGGCCCCACCTTCCCTGCTCCTACCTCTTTATAGGCTCTGTGGGCGAGCTCAGTGTCTGCAGCAGCTGGGCACCTGATGCGGTGATCACACATGCATCCACGCTGCCCCCAGAGCCCAAGTCACCCAGGATTCCTGCGGTAATAGCTTCCACCAGCAGCCCCTGTGCAGCCTCCAGCTATGGTGATACGTTTGTGAGGTTTAGTGGACCCTCTGGTGTTACTTCAGGCTCCAGCCCAGGGACTTTGTTAGATTTGAAGTCCAGACCAGATCATTTGTGCACACCCAacctcccctctctttctttttttaaaaaagattttatttattttttagttttcagcagacacaacatctttgtatgtggtgctgaggatcgaacccgggccgcacacaccccaggcgagcgcgctaccacttgagccacatccccagccctcccctctctttctttaCCCCACACTCCTATTCTttggcctctgcctccctctctccaaGACCCATGAACCCTCCACCCACTGTCCTCCTCTGCACAAACTTCTGAATTGCCTGCACTTTTAGCCCTTTTCCAGGCTGTCCACCCACCCAATGTTCACCCCCAGTCCTATGACTCACAGAGTTTCCCTCTGGGCCTTAGCCGCCTCTGAAGTGACAGTTACCCACTTCTATCCCACTCAAGTCCAGACTTCAGACCTCAAACAGGACCCTACCAGGTTTTCCTCTTCCCTTGGCTCCTAATGATTCTCCCAGCAGTCCAAACTTTGGTACCGTCAGGACCACACTTCTCCACCTTCACTCGGTCTCTCCTCAGTCCTTGCCTCCTCTGAGAAATCCTTCCCCGACTTCTATACTGGGCCAGGTTCCCTCTGGTCCCTGGGTGTACTTCCCACTAGGGACCACGTAGGGGAGTACAGAGATCGCTTACCGTCATGTTTGGCTGGAACCGGTCCTCCAGCACCGCCAGGGCACCGTCCTGCCCGGAGCCTGGAGGTGGAAGGGGCATCTGAGTGAAATCTGCTGTGGTCACCCCATCCAGGGACAAATGTGAGGCCAAGCTCGCAGAGGTGGGAGATTCGTGAGGAAGGGGCAGAAGCACTCACCCAGAGCAGTAAAGGGCAGTCGGCTGTAGGAACCGTGGGGGTGCACGCCATAGAGTTGTGGTCCGGTCAAGTCTACTCCGCCCACGATCAGCGATGCGCCCACGTGTCCCCGGTACCTGTTCGCCAATAGGTCTGATCAGCCGCATGCAAACGGGCTCCAGGGCCCACCCCTATTGACACCGCCATTGAATCTGACCCCGCCCCCCGAGACCTGTGTGGCCTGGCATTCCGCGGCTGACAGCGCCCCTTGTGGCCCAGATTCTGGAGGGCCAGTTTCTTCCGGCCTCCCTGCACTTCTCAGCCCcaccctttctcccttccctccttcggTCAGCCAGTTCTTCCCGCAACCTCCTCGTCCCGCCCCCGCACCGGAATAGCGTCTGGCGTAGGAGGCGAGTGACCGTGGCCACGCGAGGCTCGCGTCCAGTGGACATTGCGTGTAGCTCCATGTTGGATGCAGCCATCCGTGTAGTCATTTCGGCGTCTGCGGCTACTCCAGCCCCACAGCAGCTGAGGGCAAAGGAAGGGGAGGGTCAGTGTGGAAGAGCGAAGAGCTGTTTTCTTGCATGCGGGAACTGGGCTGAGGGAGTCTCACTAGATTTTGGGGGCAATGAAGTGGATCTTCTCGCAATTCTTGTCTGCCACGACTGAATCGTTAGTGGCCCTCGTATCCGCGCCCAGGATGACCCCGTCCTGCGGGGAAGAACGTCGTGCCTCAGTGCCCACCTGTTCTCTATCCGGGTTGTCCCTCAACCCACCCCTTAGTCACACTCCCGTGCTCACTCGGAATACAAGGCCTGCGATGGTGGTGCCGGTCTTGCGTGCATGAGGGACCCGAAGCCCGGGAAGGACACGTTCCAAGGATGCGTTTCTGGAAATAGAGGGGAGTGGCCTGGGTTTGGGTTCCAGTCCCAATGCCCCATCCCATCTTCCTGCCCGTGCTGGTCTTGCGCATCTCCCTGGGTAAACCAGGACCTAATCTCCCAACTCACgctccccaacccccacctcctcccGGAAAAAAAGGCTCACAAGGAAGCACAGGCCTCTTGGGACTAAGCCTCCCTATTCACCTCTGGCAGTTCTCGAAGGAGAAGCCCCCTCGGGGCTCCTGCGCGGACTTCAGCATCTAGGAGCAGGCAGGGAGAATTGGGATCAGGAGTTGATGGATCGGTTAGATGAATGGGGCCAAGGAGAGTAGAAAGGCCTCAGCCTCTGCTGCTGTGGAGCTCCACTGCTGAAGCTGACACTTCCCGCTTTCGCTTTTGCCTCTACCCTCCTAAAGAAGCCTCTGGCCTCTTTCTgcatattttctttcactttcaccTTCACTTCTGGTCCTAGGTAGCTTGGGAAGGATAGGGCGTCCCTTTCCAGTCCTTTGGTGCTGCTCCTTGGATCCTCTATTCCAACAGAGGGCAGCCCTTCCCCTTTGGTCATTAACTCCTCCACCCTCTTCCAATCTGATACCCCCAGCAATCTTACTCTAACTCTACACTAGCTTCAGGTGCCAGTGCCCTAAAGCTGTCAAAGCCAGGGCCAGGTCTCAGTTAATAGatcagaccccccccccccctaaCTTTTGTCTTTTGTCAACTTTCTTCTCCCAGTTTCTGCCTCTTTTGCTGTCTTTGCCTCCTGGAAGCCTCAAACATGAAGTCTTAATCCTCAGCTACAGTGATGCTGGTCCTCCCATCTCTCTCAAGAGGGTCAGTGTGGGTTgtggttgtagctctgtggtagagagcttgcctagcatggactgcagctccaaaaaaaaaaaaaaaaaagtggtaggtCACTGTGGCTATCCATTTAGTTGCGTGGAGTCATACTGGGCTCCACCCATGGCCAAGCCTTGTTATTTCACCCCCCACTTTTTATTATACATATCTTTAATCACTAGACTCAGCTAGCTAGCATCCTCTCTAATTACCCCACAAATCTCTCTCCTCCTTCAGGCTATACTCTAGCCTGTACGACAGGGGTCTTTTCTAGCTTGGAATTGTTTCTCTGTTAAAATCCTTCAGCAACTGCACAGTGCTTTTAAAGTGGTTCATATTACCCTTCTCAGCTCTCTGACCTGTAGGCACCATCCTCTGGGATGCTTTCCTGACTCACAGGGCTCAGTCTCTTGCTGCTGCCAACTCTCCCAGGCTTTTGGTTATACTAAAAATTGGGCTGAAAGTGTtcggtagagcccttgcctaatGTGTAACACCCTGGGTTTTCCCCACAACATCACACACAAAAACGTGTTCAGTGAAATGATCTGATTAATAGCTGTCACTTCAGcacatttttttggtgtttgggattgaatccagggccttatatTACTACTAAACTGCACTCCTCAGCCCCCAGATTCTGAACTCTTGTACATTTTCCATCTACCCCACACTCATCTACCCTTTTGGAGCTGGGAGGGATAGATGAAGTCATCCTCTCCCTGTACATCCATTCTATAGCTGCAAGTACAGCTGACTGCAGTTCCCACGCACAACA from Urocitellus parryii isolate mUroPar1 chromosome 15, mUroPar1.hap1, whole genome shotgun sequence includes:
- the Ctrl gene encoding chymotrypsin-like protease CTRL-1, translating into MMRLLRLTLGLILFGFSWGCGVPAIKPSLSFSQRIVNGENAVPGSWPWQVSLQDGSGFHFCGGSLINQYWVVTAAHCNVSPGRHFAVLGEYDRSSNTEPVQVLSISKAITHPSWNPTTLNNDLTLLKLASPARYTTYISPVCLASSNEALPQGLTCVTTGWGRLSGVGNVTPARLQQVVLPLVTVNQCRQYWGSRITDSMICAGASGASSCQGDSGGPLVCQKGNTWVLIGVVSWGTNNCDVQAPAVYTRVSKFNTWINQVIAYN
- the Psmb10 gene encoding proteasome subunit beta type-10 — encoded protein: MCSLLFWLSCSGPYLPLCCAWELQSAVLAAIEWMYRERMTSSIPPSSKRMLKSAQEPRGGFSFENCQRNASLERVLPGLRVPHARKTGTTIAGLVFRDGVILGADTRATNDSVVADKNCEKIHFIAPKIYCCGAGVAADAEMTTRMAASNMELHAMSTGREPRVATVTRLLRQTLFRYRGHVGASLIVGGVDLTGPQLYGVHPHGSYSRLPFTALGSGQDGALAVLEDRFQPNMTLEAAQGLLVEAITAGILGDLGSGGSVDACVITASGAQLLQTLSSPTEPIKRPDGYRFAPGTTAILTQTVKSLNLELLEETVQAMEVE